From a region of the Desulfatirhabdium butyrativorans DSM 18734 genome:
- a CDS encoding DUF2806 domain-containing protein, with protein sequence MPDNNALINLGDLSKPATVLIEKVCNAVGVLYEPTRIRRQARAEVDAEKIKALARVELTSLQERAIERLVHQEERKQQNIEDITAQAAAQLGANARAEELDEDWVAHFFKQCETVSDKEMQSLWAKLLAGEATKPSTFSKRTIDFVASIDKRDAALFTTLGQFVWSLGDPTPMIFDPNSDLLKKVGLSFTNLKHLDAIGLISFESVAGYRAQQLSKHAVLLYFDRPVLLEFQQEANNNLDLGKALLTSIGQQLFSICGAEWNEEYFRSVLKQWRALGIKVTTPGYAEPEA encoded by the coding sequence ATGCCAGACAACAACGCACTCATCAACCTTGGCGACCTGTCGAAGCCTGCGACCGTCTTGATCGAGAAGGTCTGTAACGCGGTAGGCGTACTCTACGAGCCGACCCGCATCAGGCGACAAGCACGCGCTGAAGTTGACGCCGAGAAGATCAAGGCTCTCGCCCGTGTTGAGCTGACATCTCTTCAGGAGCGTGCTATCGAAAGGCTTGTGCACCAGGAGGAACGGAAGCAGCAGAACATTGAGGACATTACCGCTCAAGCAGCGGCGCAGCTCGGGGCAAATGCACGCGCCGAAGAGCTAGATGAGGACTGGGTCGCCCACTTTTTCAAACAGTGCGAAACTGTGTCCGACAAGGAAATGCAGTCACTTTGGGCAAAGCTCCTTGCCGGCGAAGCGACGAAGCCCTCTACATTCTCGAAACGCACCATTGACTTTGTCGCATCGATTGATAAGCGGGACGCCGCGCTGTTCACGACCCTCGGGCAGTTCGTCTGGTCTTTGGGTGATCCGACACCGATGATCTTTGATCCGAACTCTGACCTCCTCAAAAAGGTCGGCCTGTCGTTCACCAATCTTAAGCACCTAGACGCGATCGGTCTAATCTCGTTTGAATCCGTGGCTGGCTACCGAGCACAACAGCTCTCTAAGCATGCAGTCCTGCTCTACTTTGACAGGCCTGTTCTTCTTGAGTTTCAGCAAGAGGCCAACAATAATCTCGACCTAGGAAAGGCACTGTTGACATCTATCGGACAGCAGCTATTTTCCATCTGCGGCGCTGAATGGAACGAGGAGTATTTCCGCTCGGTGCTCAAGCAGTGGCGAGCGCTGGGAATCAAGGTCACAACACCCGGGTATGCTGAACCTGAGGCTTAA
- a CDS encoding SEC-C metal-binding domain-containing protein: MSASAIVSFFMPPRYPTRAIYANNYVAMYNSDEQALRTMLSDKKPRKAVVNKAVSLIRKMSDRPKSSGSIGKQINSICLEQGADSPISQYHTTKLKSVTYLSDMIDLRSGSPKVQISDIKIEVPGAGVSIPKVGRNHPCPCGSGLKYKQCHGR, from the coding sequence ATGTCGGCGTCGGCTATCGTGAGCTTTTTCATGCCGCCACGATATCCCACCCGAGCGATATACGCAAATAATTATGTCGCTATGTATAATAGCGATGAACAGGCATTAAGGACTATGCTTTCAGACAAAAAACCTCGTAAGGCAGTTGTTAATAAAGCTGTTTCATTGATTCGAAAAATGTCTGACAGGCCAAAGTCAAGTGGATCAATAGGCAAGCAAATAAATAGTATTTGTCTGGAACAAGGTGCTGACAGTCCGATCTCTCAATATCATACCACAAAATTAAAAAGTGTAACTTATCTGTCTGATATGATTGATTTGAGATCAGGCTCTCCTAAGGTTCAAATCAGTGACATCAAGATAGAAGTACCAGGGGCTGGTGTTTCTATACCCAAGGTCGGGAGAAACCATCCATGCCCATGTGGTAGCGGACTGAAGTATAAACAATGCCATGGAAGATAA
- a CDS encoding winged helix-turn-helix domain-containing protein has protein sequence MVLVLQDEIRRSRDSRYDHRLHAVLLVAQGMSCPEVGRLLGDAPRTVEYWVHQFEEEGLSGLVDLERPGRTPRLGDEQFREIGEALRQSPLDFGLGTNIWDGKTLSAFIRSRYDIALGVRQCQRLFRQLGFRMRKPRPVIARADPERQEEYKKTPSHEAKRGDRSVGIG, from the coding sequence ATGGTTCTTGTTCTCCAAGACGAGATTCGCCGCTCCCGGGATTCTCGGTATGACCACCGACTCCATGCAGTGCTGCTCGTCGCACAAGGGATGAGTTGCCCCGAAGTCGGGCGGTTGCTTGGAGATGCCCCTCGGACAGTCGAATACTGGGTCCACCAGTTCGAGGAAGAGGGGCTTTCAGGGCTTGTCGACCTGGAGAGGCCGGGGAGGACACCCCGACTCGGGGATGAACAATTCCGTGAGATTGGGGAAGCACTTCGGCAGTCTCCATTGGATTTTGGGCTGGGAACCAACATCTGGGACGGCAAGACCTTATCCGCATTCATCCGGTCGAGGTACGACATCGCATTGGGTGTACGGCAGTGCCAGCGCCTCTTCCGCCAGTTGGGGTTCCGGATGAGAAAACCACGGCCTGTCATCGCCAGGGCGGACCCTGAACGGCAGGAGGAGTATAAAAAAACTCCGAGCCATGAAGCAAAACGAGGAGATCGATCTGTGGGCATTGGATGA
- a CDS encoding IS630 family transposase, translated as MKQNEEIDLWALDEVHFCQYGSRCRMWIPPEIKNPVLRHFPGRKSVGYFGAVRLRDGLFVGMREPGKFNAQTFHDFMKKLLEAGSAAGCKMVLITDNAKYHHAKLHREWREEHVDRFVLDYLPPYSPDLNPVERVWKLLRRNCLHNRYFHTLKDVQDIVETQFAEWSRGSDSLRRLCAIN; from the coding sequence ATGAAGCAAAACGAGGAGATCGATCTGTGGGCATTGGATGAGGTGCACTTTTGCCAATACGGTTCGCGGTGCCGGATGTGGATTCCGCCCGAGATCAAGAACCCTGTGCTTCGTCATTTCCCTGGCCGCAAGAGCGTAGGGTACTTTGGCGCCGTAAGACTGAGGGATGGTCTGTTTGTTGGCATGCGGGAACCAGGCAAGTTCAATGCCCAGACCTTCCATGACTTCATGAAGAAACTGCTTGAAGCGGGTTCCGCCGCAGGATGCAAAATGGTTCTGATCACGGACAACGCGAAGTACCATCACGCCAAGCTTCATCGTGAGTGGCGCGAGGAGCACGTAGATCGCTTCGTTCTGGACTATCTGCCGCCCTATAGCCCGGATTTGAACCCCGTCGAGCGGGTTTGGAAGCTGCTGCGTCGAAACTGTTTGCATAATCGGTACTTCCATACTCTCAAAGATGTTCAGGATATTGTCGAGACCCAGTTCGCGGAATGGTCAAGAGGCAGCGATTCCCTGCGCAGATTATGCGCAATAAATTAA
- a CDS encoding integron integrase — MARFESILEKRSISPIHRESYKKWLRYFLDFCSKYPVPDTRSDQVRLFIGKLQEKKQGPAQQKQAAHAVSLYFETLHKTDTRFSDLQDEPNNSDISTSRCVAEKPTSFSKNACSRSVVSSAIRAKRPSWQQWEDGYPVISDSPEWDATIAKLAEEIKTRHYSRKTLKTYAHWTRQFQRFLKNKAPMSLTSQDVKEYLTHLAVNCKVSSSTQNQAFNALLFLFRHSLKKDFGDFQDVPRAKKSKYIPVVLSRKEIESILKYLLYPYDLVIKLLYGCGLRLFECLRLRVKDFNFEDGILTVHGKGKKDRAVPLPEKIMPELTSQLEYLKTLHDDDLAAGYAGVFLDDLLEKKYPSAAKDFIWQWFFPQKSLTLVPSVQQLRRYHLHETHVQHALYGAVRRAKLTKRVTSHTFRHSFATHLLQANYDIRTIQTSLGHGDVRTTMIYTHCVPSRTVKEAKSPLDF; from the coding sequence TTGGCTCGTTTTGAATCAATTCTTGAAAAACGATCCATTTCACCCATCCACCGCGAAAGCTATAAGAAATGGCTTCGATATTTTTTGGATTTTTGCAGCAAATATCCGGTTCCGGATACACGGTCCGATCAGGTTCGCTTATTCATTGGAAAGTTACAGGAAAAAAAGCAAGGCCCAGCCCAGCAAAAACAGGCTGCACACGCTGTATCTCTGTATTTCGAAACGCTTCATAAGACCGACACGCGATTTTCTGATCTTCAGGATGAGCCTAATAATTCAGATATCTCAACATCTCGGTGCGTCGCGGAGAAACCAACTTCATTTTCCAAAAACGCATGCTCAAGAAGTGTTGTTTCATCCGCAATAAGGGCAAAACGCCCGTCCTGGCAACAGTGGGAAGACGGTTACCCCGTTATATCCGATTCACCGGAATGGGATGCCACCATTGCAAAGCTTGCTGAAGAGATCAAAACACGGCACTACTCCAGAAAAACTCTAAAAACCTACGCCCATTGGACCCGACAGTTTCAACGTTTTCTAAAGAACAAGGCTCCTATGTCTTTGACTTCGCAGGATGTCAAGGAATATCTGACCCATCTTGCTGTGAATTGCAAGGTCTCTTCATCCACCCAGAACCAGGCATTCAACGCCCTTCTCTTCCTATTCCGCCACTCACTCAAGAAGGATTTTGGAGATTTTCAGGATGTGCCCCGGGCCAAGAAATCAAAATATATCCCTGTTGTTCTCTCCCGCAAAGAAATAGAGTCTATCTTGAAATATCTCCTATATCCCTATGATCTTGTTATAAAGTTGCTTTATGGATGCGGCCTCCGGCTATTCGAATGCCTTCGACTCCGTGTTAAAGATTTTAATTTCGAGGATGGAATCTTGACGGTACACGGTAAAGGGAAAAAGGATCGAGCTGTTCCCCTCCCAGAAAAAATCATGCCTGAATTGACTTCCCAACTCGAGTATCTAAAAACTCTTCATGACGACGACTTGGCTGCAGGATATGCCGGCGTTTTTCTGGATGACCTGCTCGAAAAGAAATACCCTTCAGCCGCAAAAGATTTTATCTGGCAATGGTTTTTCCCTCAAAAGAGCCTGACACTTGTTCCGTCAGTCCAGCAACTGAGGCGTTATCATTTGCATGAGACACATGTTCAGCATGCGCTTTATGGTGCAGTTCGTAGGGCCAAACTCACCAAACGTGTCACCTCCCACACTTTCCGTCACAGTTTTGCCACACATTTATTACAGGCGAATTACGACATCCGAACGATTCAAACTTCACTGGGTCATGGCGATGTCAGAACAACCATGATTTACACCCATTGTGTCCCAAGCCGGACAGTCAAAGAAGCCAAAAGCCCTCTGGATTTTTAA
- a CDS encoding molybdenum cofactor biosynthesis protein MoaE translates to MKIQAIIDQIKRHPAAGKIGMILCHNGVVRSTPRYGRSVTMLRITFDRDKLREDIAARRKPSGIAEILVEIDESRDDMIAARDESRQMVLFEESQPYKARF, encoded by the coding sequence TTGAAGATCCAGGCCATCATCGATCAGATCAAGCGGCATCCTGCAGCCGGAAAAATCGGGATGATTCTGTGTCACAATGGGGTTGTTCGCTCCACCCCCAGATACGGCCGGTCCGTGACGATGCTTCGCATCACGTTTGATCGCGACAAATTGCGGGAAGATATTGCCGCAAGGAGGAAGCCATCGGGAATTGCCGAAATCCTGGTAGAAATCGACGAGAGCAGAGATGACATGATTGCGGCTCGGGATGAATCGAGGCAGATGGTGTTGTTTGAGGAGAGCCAACCATACAAGGCCCGATTTTGA
- a CDS encoding ABC transporter ATP-binding protein encodes MDKAAVQWKQAGYSVRQGFWMRQKRIVEDISLVLNEGRVLGLVGPNGAGKTTTIKLGAGLLAPVSGEVSIRGAAAIQPKARTSLGLLTEVQYVYPNLKLGEWLSMMGGLSGLVGPRLRERMAFVTERFDLADRLGQYMRTLSKGQLQRAGFAQALLHDPDILLLDEPMSGLDPFWRYRFHQIFSELRAARKSILFSSHILVDVERLCDDIALVQAGRVVWQGSMAQLTRKTLGYEVVCKAQEPSPMRELVPETAIKRLPQNEWLFTIPPDQKPALMALVVAEKIILESLRPILEDIEEIFFGDAKRHHPDNHRKLL; translated from the coding sequence GTGGATAAAGCGGCCGTTCAGTGGAAACAGGCGGGATACAGCGTTCGGCAGGGGTTCTGGATGCGGCAGAAACGGATCGTGGAAGACATCTCCCTTGTCCTGAACGAAGGGCGGGTGCTGGGTCTGGTCGGTCCCAACGGCGCAGGCAAAACGACGACCATCAAGCTCGGGGCAGGCCTTCTCGCCCCCGTATCCGGAGAGGTCAGCATCCGGGGCGCCGCGGCGATTCAACCGAAGGCCAGAACTTCGCTGGGTCTGCTGACCGAAGTCCAGTACGTCTATCCGAATCTCAAACTCGGAGAATGGCTTTCCATGATGGGCGGGCTTTCCGGGCTGGTCGGCCCGAGACTCAGGGAACGCATGGCCTTCGTCACGGAACGCTTCGATCTTGCCGACAGACTCGGCCAATACATGCGCACGCTATCCAAGGGCCAGTTGCAGCGGGCGGGTTTTGCGCAAGCCCTGCTCCACGATCCGGATATCCTGCTGCTGGATGAGCCCATGAGCGGACTCGATCCTTTCTGGCGCTACCGGTTTCACCAGATTTTTTCGGAACTTCGGGCAGCCCGAAAATCCATCCTCTTCAGCTCTCATATTCTGGTGGATGTCGAGCGCCTGTGTGACGACATCGCGCTGGTGCAGGCCGGGCGGGTGGTATGGCAGGGATCGATGGCGCAGTTGACCCGGAAGACACTGGGATACGAAGTAGTGTGCAAGGCGCAAGAGCCCTCCCCCATGCGCGAATTGGTCCCCGAGACGGCCATCAAGCGGCTGCCGCAAAACGAGTGGCTCTTTACCATCCCGCCGGATCAAAAGCCGGCGCTGATGGCCCTTGTGGTGGCGGAGAAAATCATCCTCGAATCCCTCCGCCCGATCCTCGAAGATATCGAAGAAATCTTTTTCGGCGATGCCAAGCGCCATCATCCGGACAATCATCGGAAGCTGCTTTAG
- a CDS encoding tetratricopeptide repeat protein: MAAFSNIRWMGLFVLMALSFFLTVSLQSRLAEERFRSTIPDAASLEEDVLYIPVDPAVVRLAMPADPEFLADLLWMRTAYYFGEHAMSNRQYPYLLHLLDTITELSPRWELPYLFGAVILPSEGNAADEGLFLIDKGIRRHPDNWQLWFFKGYALWQYKNDPIEAARMFHHASLLPGAPAYLAALPATLASKSGQRDLAIHFLMEAMNQLKDPIQQEMLRKKIKELMQGG, encoded by the coding sequence ATGGCAGCTTTTTCGAACATCCGATGGATGGGCCTTTTCGTTCTGATGGCGCTCTCGTTCTTCCTAACGGTGTCGCTTCAGTCCCGGCTTGCGGAAGAACGCTTCCGCAGCACGATACCGGATGCCGCGTCCCTCGAGGAAGATGTGCTCTACATTCCCGTCGATCCGGCCGTCGTGCGCCTGGCCATGCCTGCAGACCCGGAATTCCTGGCCGATCTGCTCTGGATGCGGACGGCTTATTATTTCGGCGAACATGCCATGAGCAACCGGCAATACCCGTATCTGCTGCATCTGCTGGACACCATCACCGAGCTCTCCCCCCGGTGGGAGCTGCCCTACCTGTTCGGCGCCGTCATTCTGCCCTCCGAAGGCAACGCCGCAGATGAAGGGCTGTTTCTGATCGACAAAGGCATCCGCCGCCATCCGGACAACTGGCAATTGTGGTTTTTCAAGGGATATGCCCTGTGGCAATACAAGAACGATCCCATCGAGGCAGCCCGGATGTTTCACCATGCCTCTCTTCTGCCCGGAGCACCGGCCTACCTGGCTGCGCTGCCTGCAACCCTGGCCAGCAAGAGCGGGCAGCGGGACCTGGCCATCCATTTCCTGATGGAGGCCATGAACCAGTTGAAAGATCCGATTCAACAGGAGATGCTGCGAAAGAAAATCAAGGAGCTGATGCAAGGTGGATAA
- a CDS encoding PAS domain-containing protein, with the protein MTDKPSYAELERRIVALEMELEKRNERDRGIIQTLTEDFEQLADRSQDGIYQYDIESRTFPFFNKAFLELFSLEIQGVRVLSPKSVLVHIHPDDLSMVRSAQKASLEPGSSGGEIEYRFLHPDGSIRWMHDRWTVLRNASGQAMTIEGVIRDNTLRKQAEQEIMQAMRNALIGSYLVQKGKFLYVNREFVRISAYSENELIGTDPLRIVRDDFREFVREHAVRMLKGLENTPYEFCVVDRKGETKWVMESVTPIMYRGNRAVLGYFMDITKNKRAEEDRKEKEKLQAVLELAGAVGHELNNPLQVVLTCSQKLGAKPAEDPLRQQLLNLLQKNIQKIVEITRKFQGITQYATKEYVRGKRIIDIHAASRMSH; encoded by the coding sequence ATGACGGACAAACCTTCTTATGCGGAACTTGAACGCCGAATCGTTGCGTTGGAGATGGAACTCGAAAAACGAAACGAAAGAGACAGGGGGATCATCCAGACCCTGACGGAAGATTTCGAACAGCTTGCAGACCGCTCCCAGGACGGCATATATCAGTATGACATCGAGTCCCGTACGTTTCCGTTTTTCAACAAGGCCTTTCTGGAGCTTTTCAGCCTGGAAATCCAGGGCGTCAGGGTGTTGTCTCCCAAAAGCGTGCTGGTGCACATTCATCCGGATGACCTGAGCATGGTCCGGTCCGCCCAGAAGGCGTCACTTGAGCCCGGCAGTTCAGGAGGTGAGATCGAATACCGTTTTCTGCATCCGGATGGCTCTATCCGCTGGATGCACGATCGATGGACCGTGCTGCGCAATGCTTCGGGCCAGGCCATGACCATTGAAGGTGTGATCCGGGACAATACGCTTCGAAAACAGGCCGAGCAGGAAATCATGCAGGCCATGCGCAATGCGCTGATCGGCAGCTATCTTGTCCAAAAAGGAAAGTTTCTGTATGTAAACCGGGAATTTGTCCGCATCAGCGCCTACTCCGAAAATGAGCTGATCGGAACCGATCCCCTGCGGATCGTACGGGATGATTTCCGGGAATTCGTTCGGGAACATGCCGTCCGGATGCTCAAGGGCCTCGAGAATACCCCCTATGAATTCTGCGTGGTGGACCGCAAAGGTGAGACCAAGTGGGTCATGGAAAGTGTGACGCCCATCATGTATCGGGGGAACCGGGCGGTTCTCGGATATTTCATGGATATCACCAAAAACAAACGGGCGGAAGAAGACCGCAAAGAGAAGGAAAAACTTCAGGCTGTTCTCGAATTGGCAGGGGCTGTGGGGCATGAGTTGAACAATCCGCTCCAGGTGGTCCTGACATGCAGCCAGAAGCTGGGCGCCAAGCCTGCGGAGGATCCGCTGCGGCAACAACTGCTCAATTTGCTTCAGAAAAACATTCAGAAGATTGTCGAGATCACGCGAAAGTTTCAGGGTATTACCCAGTACGCCACCAAGGAGTATGTCCGGGGCAAACGAATCATCGATATTCATGCCGCATCCCGGATGAGCCACTGA
- a CDS encoding bifunctional DedA family/phosphatase PAP2 family protein encodes MDFLQRLLQFILHNPYWAYGAIFLVSLSESLAIVGLVVPGTVVMFGIGAVVASGSIGLLPTLIAAIAGAVAGDGISYWLGHHYHRNLTKLWPFSRYPQILVQGEGFFHRHGGKSVLFGRFVGPVRPVIPVIAGMLGMKPAQFYIVNVLSAIGWAIAYILPGVLFGTSLAVAGAVSIRLAILILLFSVVIWGFVWMSRRLVNLVAHHGPLWFDSLHEWIASDAPGGKLLMPVKHFFTFLFVHQRGEEILMGLLVLIVVFTGWGFLEIFRSVWSGDPLAMMDEAIHHGMQSLRMPWADHILVVVTELGDSAVNLFVILVVAVLLVYQKCYRTAGFWLFTTVGGSLGVQLLKWLFHLPRPMVLYHGISAYGFPSGHTSMSAILYGFLAILISRRKPNYLRWQLFIGVFIISFAIAFSRLYLGAHWFSDVAAGFLMGTCWAAINGIAYLKGAAERVSARMLAVGVAGALITMGVWHVSTHFKQDIASYAPSHVTIAMPFGEWKETGWRRLPGFRVDLEGEAEQPLTLQLAGNPQWMADALLSAGWQTPTGMDGSHFLKMLSPETPLSELPILPRLHDGRLDCVRLVRQVGRQRWTLRLWPSNFEVAEGKERIYLGTIEIQDQHQMIGMILTARDSGDYDTPVQELIQALGGQDRFGLEMVDRAGDTLPEDYHARYPKWSGVTLLIWDRSSFSGKPQG; translated from the coding sequence ATGGATTTTCTGCAACGACTGCTGCAATTCATCTTGCATAACCCCTACTGGGCGTACGGCGCCATTTTTCTGGTGTCGCTTTCGGAATCGCTGGCGATTGTCGGCCTCGTGGTCCCCGGGACAGTGGTCATGTTCGGCATCGGCGCGGTGGTGGCTTCCGGCAGCATCGGGCTGCTGCCTACGCTGATTGCGGCCATTGCCGGCGCCGTTGCCGGTGACGGCATCAGCTACTGGCTTGGTCACCACTACCACCGGAATCTCACGAAATTATGGCCATTCAGCCGTTATCCGCAGATCCTGGTTCAGGGGGAAGGTTTTTTCCACCGCCATGGCGGCAAGAGTGTGCTCTTTGGCCGTTTTGTCGGGCCGGTGCGCCCCGTCATTCCGGTCATTGCCGGCATGCTCGGCATGAAGCCCGCCCAATTCTATATCGTCAATGTGCTTTCCGCCATCGGATGGGCCATTGCCTATATCCTGCCGGGTGTGCTGTTCGGCACATCGCTTGCGGTAGCCGGCGCCGTCAGCATCCGGCTTGCCATACTGATTCTCCTTTTCTCGGTTGTGATCTGGGGGTTTGTCTGGATGAGCCGCAGGCTGGTGAATCTGGTTGCCCACCACGGCCCGCTCTGGTTCGATTCCCTGCATGAATGGATTGCATCGGATGCGCCGGGCGGCAAATTGCTGATGCCCGTCAAGCATTTTTTTACCTTTCTGTTTGTGCATCAGCGGGGTGAGGAAATCCTCATGGGGCTGCTGGTGCTGATCGTCGTTTTTACCGGATGGGGCTTTCTGGAAATTTTCCGGAGCGTTTGGTCCGGCGATCCGCTGGCCATGATGGATGAGGCGATTCATCATGGGATGCAATCGCTGCGGATGCCCTGGGCCGACCACATCCTCGTGGTTGTCACCGAACTGGGGGATTCCGCGGTCAATCTGTTCGTCATCCTTGTCGTGGCCGTTCTTCTGGTTTATCAGAAATGTTACCGAACCGCAGGTTTCTGGCTCTTTACCACCGTTGGCGGTTCGCTTGGCGTCCAACTGCTCAAATGGCTGTTTCACCTGCCCAGACCCATGGTCCTTTACCATGGCATATCCGCGTATGGGTTTCCCAGCGGCCACACGAGCATGAGCGCCATTCTCTATGGGTTCCTGGCGATCCTCATTTCCAGGCGAAAGCCCAATTATCTCCGATGGCAACTGTTCATCGGCGTTTTCATCATTTCCTTCGCCATTGCGTTTTCTCGGCTCTATCTGGGCGCCCACTGGTTTTCGGATGTGGCGGCCGGTTTCCTGATGGGTACATGCTGGGCTGCCATCAATGGCATCGCCTACCTGAAAGGCGCCGCAGAAAGGGTTTCCGCCCGGATGCTGGCAGTAGGCGTTGCAGGAGCGCTGATCACGATGGGGGTATGGCATGTTTCGACGCATTTTAAACAGGACATCGCATCGTATGCACCTTCCCATGTCACCATAGCCATGCCTTTCGGGGAATGGAAGGAAACGGGATGGCGCAGGCTTCCCGGTTTCCGGGTCGATCTCGAGGGGGAAGCCGAACAGCCGCTGACCCTTCAATTGGCAGGCAACCCGCAATGGATGGCGGATGCGCTCCTGTCAGCCGGCTGGCAAACACCGACGGGAATGGATGGTTCGCATTTTCTGAAAATGCTCTCGCCGGAGACTCCCTTGAGTGAGTTGCCCATCCTGCCCCGGCTTCATGACGGCCGGCTGGACTGTGTGCGTCTCGTTCGCCAGGTTGGGCGACAGCGTTGGACGCTGCGTCTCTGGCCTTCCAATTTCGAGGTGGCAGAGGGCAAGGAACGGATTTATCTGGGAACCATCGAAATTCAGGACCAGCATCAAATGATCGGGATGATCCTGACAGCCAGAGACAGCGGCGATTATGATACGCCCGTGCAGGAGCTGATCCAGGCATTGGGCGGGCAGGATCGTTTCGGGCTGGAAATGGTCGACCGGGCAGGGGATACGCTTCCGGAGGATTACCATGCGAGGTATCCGAAATGGAGCGGGGTGACGCTGCTGATATGGGATCGATCATCCTTTTCCGGCAAACCGCAGGGATGA
- a CDS encoding DJ-1/PfpI family protein, which translates to MSTKKILMLVGDYVEDYEVMVPFQALSMVGHVVHAICPDKKAGDTVRTAVHDFEGDQTYSEKRGHNFTLNATFSEVRAEDYDALVIPGGRAPEYIRLNETVLQMVRHFAGAKKPIAAICHGAQVLAAAGVIEGRSCSAYPAVGPDVTRAGGKYVSIPVDKAHVDGNLVTAPAWPAHPDWLARFLDVLGTKIIP; encoded by the coding sequence ATGAGTACGAAGAAAATCCTGATGCTTGTCGGCGATTATGTGGAGGATTATGAAGTGATGGTGCCTTTTCAGGCGTTGTCCATGGTCGGGCATGTGGTGCATGCGATCTGCCCGGACAAGAAAGCGGGCGACACCGTCCGGACGGCTGTGCATGATTTCGAAGGGGACCAGACCTACAGCGAAAAGCGCGGCCACAATTTCACGCTGAATGCCACATTCTCGGAAGTTCGGGCTGAAGACTATGACGCCCTGGTCATTCCGGGTGGCCGGGCGCCGGAATACATCCGGCTCAACGAGACCGTTCTTCAGATGGTGCGGCATTTCGCCGGGGCCAAAAAGCCCATAGCCGCCATCTGCCATGGGGCGCAGGTGCTGGCTGCCGCGGGTGTCATCGAAGGCAGGTCCTGCTCGGCCTATCCGGCTGTCGGGCCGGATGTCACGCGTGCCGGTGGAAAATATGTCAGCATTCCGGTGGACAAGGCGCATGTGGATGGCAACCTGGTTACGGCTCCGGCCTGGCCTGCGCATCCGGACTGGCTTGCCAGGTTTCTGGACGTGCTGGGAACGAAGATTATCCCTTGA